The following are encoded in a window of Arvicanthis niloticus isolate mArvNil1 chromosome 1, mArvNil1.pat.X, whole genome shotgun sequence genomic DNA:
- the Tulp2 gene encoding tubby-related protein 2 isoform X2, which produces MDREGPRGTSQENEQWKKETLEDEFSGVRLQKLEQQRQLFEKKQRRKRQEPLMVQANPDASLRHRRPRRGEERFQSDSSWGLGFGSPFLQENVPQAHLPSGAHSALITMSYVGDGSGERAPLLSPRGAVYTRGNGPAVRHLCWLPESSDSDVEEVTMEDIPVISRPPKTHLANRRRGWLASPGPGISEEEEVESKDARVEDKTPSPDPDPDPDPTVNSDTVLGDLASCEMEENTVKNDAETASGIGDEDPEKEKEATESTETNNALVVSEVMQGDGDTSNHSAWNMTCPLPRTPGPRLGEDMEAYVFLPASRDHMVQCRIVRNKQGVDKGMFPSYYLYLEAEDGVAVRSSPLGHFLLAGRKRKRSKTSNYLISLDPKDMSRNGNNFVGKVRSNVLGTKFTIFDNGVNPERSYWIPDSARIREELGVVCYETNVLGFRGPRKMTVILPGMDSRKQRVKVQPQNDQDSILSRVQKGARHGLLLLQNKAPSWSDESGAYVLNFHGRVTRASVKNFQIVHPDEPDHLVLQFGRVAPNIFTMDFRYPLCPLQAFAICLSSFDGKLAFF; this is translated from the exons ATGGACCGTGAGGGGCCAAGAGG AACGTCTCAGGAGAatgaacagtggaaaaaaga GACCTTGGAGGATGAATTCTCTGGTGTGAGGCTGCAGAAGCTAGAACAACAG CGACAGCTATTTGAGAAGAAGCAGCGCAGGAAACGCCAGGAGCCCCTCATGGTTCAGGCCAATCCTGATGCTTCCCTGAGGCACCGGCGACCAAGGCGTGGGGAGGAGCGCTTCCAGAGTGACAGCAGCTGGGGCCTTG GTTTTGGGAGCCCTTTCCTCCAGGAGAACGTACCACAGGCGCATCTGCCCTCAGGGGCACACAGTGCCCTTATCACCATGAGCTATGTTGGAGATGGGAGTGGTGAGCGGGCCCCCCTACTGTCACCCAGAGGAGCAG TATACACTCGGGGCAACGGCCCTGCGGTCCGACATCTCTGCTGGCTCCCAGAGAGCTCCGACTCAGATGTGGAGGAAGTGACCATGGAGGACATTCCTGTCATCTCCCGACCTCCCAAGACACATCTGGCAAACCGACGCAGGGGCTGGCTAGCCTCCCCAGGACCCG GGATCAGTGAAGAGGAAGAGGTTGAATCCAAGGATGCCAGAGTTGAAGACAAGACACCCagcccagacccagacccagacccagaccctaCAGTGAACTCTGATACAGTTCTTGGAGACTTGGCATCCTGTGAGATGGAAGAAAACACAGTCAAAAATGATGCAGAGACAGCCTCTGGCATTGGG GATGAAGACccggagaaggagaaagaggccaCAGAGTCTACAGAGACAAACAACGCCCTGGTGGTATCTGAGGTTATGCAAGGCGATGGCGACACCAGTAACCACAGTGCTTGGAACATGACCTGCCCCCTGCCTCGTACTCCAGGCCCTCGGCTTGGAGAGGACATGGAGGCATACGTGTTTCTCCCTGCATCCCGAGACCACATGGTGCAGTGTCGCATCGTGCGAAACAAGCAAGGCGTGGACAAGGGCATGTTCCCTTCCTACTACCTCTACCTGGAGGCAGAGGATGGTGTAGCAGTACGCTCCAGCCCTTTGGGG CATTTCCTTCTGGCTGGacggaaaaggaaaagaagcaaaaccTCAAATTATCTCATCTCACTGGACCCCAAAGACATGTCTCGCAATGGGAACAACTTTGTAGGCAAAGTTAG ATCCAATGTCTTGGGCACGAAATTCACCATCTTTGATAATGGGGTGAACCCTGAGCGGAGCTACTGGATTCCAGACAGTGCCCGGATcagagaggagctgggagttGTATGCTAT GAGACCAATGTCTTGGGATTCAGGGGGCCTAGGAAAATGACTGTGATCCTTCCGGGGATGGACAGCCGGAAGCAGAGGGTGAAAGTCCAGCCACAAAAT GATCAGGATTCGATATTGAGTCGTGTTCAGAAGGGCGCTAGACACGGGCTGCTCCTACTGCAGAACAAGGCCCCATCGTGGAGCGATGAAAGCGGCGCATACGTACTTAATTTTCACGGTCGCGTCACGCGGGCTTCGGTCAAAAATTTCCAGATAGTGCACCCGGATGAAC CGGACCATCTGGTGCTCCAGTTTGGCCGTGTGGCCCCAAACATATTCACGATGGATTTCCGATATCCTCTTTGCCCGCTCCAAGCCTTCGCCATCTGCTTATCCAGTTTCGATGGGAAACTGGCGT ttttttga
- the Tulp2 gene encoding tubby-related protein 2 isoform X3, translating to MDREGPRGTSQENEQWKKETLEDEFSGVRLQKLEQQRQLFEKKQRRKRQEPLMVQANPDASLRHRRPRRGEERFQSDSSWGLGFGSPFLQENVPQAHLPSGAHSALITMSYVGDGSGERAPLLSPRGAVYTRGNGPAVRHLCWLPESSDSDVEEVTMEDIPVISRPPKTHLANRRRGWLASPGPGISEEEEVESKDARVEDKTPSPDPDPDPDPTVNSDTVLGDLASCEMEENTVKNDAETASGIGDEDPEKEKEATESTETNNALVVSEVMQGDGDTSNHSAWNMTCPLPRTPGPRLGEDMEAYVFLPASRDHMVQCRIVRNKQGVDKGMFPSYYLYLEAEDGVAHFLLAGRKRKRSKTSNYLISLDPKDMSRNGNNFVGKVRSNVLGTKFTIFDNGVNPERSYWIPDSARIREELGVVCYETNVLGFRGPRKMTVILPGMDSRKQRVKVQPQNDQDSILSRVQKGARHGLLLLQNKAPSWSDESGAYVLNFHGRVTRASVKNFQIVHPDEPDHLVLQFGRVAPNIFTMDFRYPLCPLQAFAICLSSFDGKLAFF from the exons ATGGACCGTGAGGGGCCAAGAGG AACGTCTCAGGAGAatgaacagtggaaaaaaga GACCTTGGAGGATGAATTCTCTGGTGTGAGGCTGCAGAAGCTAGAACAACAG CGACAGCTATTTGAGAAGAAGCAGCGCAGGAAACGCCAGGAGCCCCTCATGGTTCAGGCCAATCCTGATGCTTCCCTGAGGCACCGGCGACCAAGGCGTGGGGAGGAGCGCTTCCAGAGTGACAGCAGCTGGGGCCTTG GTTTTGGGAGCCCTTTCCTCCAGGAGAACGTACCACAGGCGCATCTGCCCTCAGGGGCACACAGTGCCCTTATCACCATGAGCTATGTTGGAGATGGGAGTGGTGAGCGGGCCCCCCTACTGTCACCCAGAGGAGCAG TATACACTCGGGGCAACGGCCCTGCGGTCCGACATCTCTGCTGGCTCCCAGAGAGCTCCGACTCAGATGTGGAGGAAGTGACCATGGAGGACATTCCTGTCATCTCCCGACCTCCCAAGACACATCTGGCAAACCGACGCAGGGGCTGGCTAGCCTCCCCAGGACCCG GGATCAGTGAAGAGGAAGAGGTTGAATCCAAGGATGCCAGAGTTGAAGACAAGACACCCagcccagacccagacccagacccagaccctaCAGTGAACTCTGATACAGTTCTTGGAGACTTGGCATCCTGTGAGATGGAAGAAAACACAGTCAAAAATGATGCAGAGACAGCCTCTGGCATTGGG GATGAAGACccggagaaggagaaagaggccaCAGAGTCTACAGAGACAAACAACGCCCTGGTGGTATCTGAGGTTATGCAAGGCGATGGCGACACCAGTAACCACAGTGCTTGGAACATGACCTGCCCCCTGCCTCGTACTCCAGGCCCTCGGCTTGGAGAGGACATGGAGGCATACGTGTTTCTCCCTGCATCCCGAGACCACATGGTGCAGTGTCGCATCGTGCGAAACAAGCAAGGCGTGGACAAGGGCATGTTCCCTTCCTACTACCTCTACCTGGAGGCAGAGGATGGTGTAGCA CATTTCCTTCTGGCTGGacggaaaaggaaaagaagcaaaaccTCAAATTATCTCATCTCACTGGACCCCAAAGACATGTCTCGCAATGGGAACAACTTTGTAGGCAAAGTTAG ATCCAATGTCTTGGGCACGAAATTCACCATCTTTGATAATGGGGTGAACCCTGAGCGGAGCTACTGGATTCCAGACAGTGCCCGGATcagagaggagctgggagttGTATGCTAT GAGACCAATGTCTTGGGATTCAGGGGGCCTAGGAAAATGACTGTGATCCTTCCGGGGATGGACAGCCGGAAGCAGAGGGTGAAAGTCCAGCCACAAAAT GATCAGGATTCGATATTGAGTCGTGTTCAGAAGGGCGCTAGACACGGGCTGCTCCTACTGCAGAACAAGGCCCCATCGTGGAGCGATGAAAGCGGCGCATACGTACTTAATTTTCACGGTCGCGTCACGCGGGCTTCGGTCAAAAATTTCCAGATAGTGCACCCGGATGAAC CGGACCATCTGGTGCTCCAGTTTGGCCGTGTGGCCCCAAACATATTCACGATGGATTTCCGATATCCTCTTTGCCCGCTCCAAGCCTTCGCCATCTGCTTATCCAGTTTCGATGGGAAACTGGCGT ttttttga
- the Tulp2 gene encoding tubby-related protein 2 isoform X1, which translates to MDREGPRGTSQENEQWKKETLEDEFSGVRLQKLEQQRQLFEKKQRRKRQEPLMVQANPDASLRHRRPRRGEERFQSDSSWGLGFGSPFLQENVPQAHLPSGAHSALITMSYVGDGSGERAPLLSPRGAVYTRGNGPAVRHLCWLPESSDSDVEEVTMEDIPVISRPPKTHLANRRRGWLASPGPGISEEEEVESKDARVEDKTPSPDPDPDPDPTVNSDTVLGDLASCEMEENTVKNDAETASGIGDEDPEKEKEATESTETNNALVVSEVMQGDGDTSNHSAWNMTCPLPRTPGPRLGEDMEAYVFLPASRDHMVQCRIVRNKQGVDKGMFPSYYLYLEAEDGVAVRSSPLGHFLLAGRKRKRSKTSNYLISLDPKDMSRNGNNFVGKVRSNVLGTKFTIFDNGVNPERSYWIPDSARIREELGVVCYETNVLGFRGPRKMTVILPGMDSRKQRVKVQPQNDQDSILSRVQKGARHGLLLLQNKAPSWSDESGAYVLNFHGRVTRASVKNFQIVHPDEPDHLVLQFGRVAPNIFTMDFRYPLCPLQAFAICLSSFDGKLACE; encoded by the exons ATGGACCGTGAGGGGCCAAGAGG AACGTCTCAGGAGAatgaacagtggaaaaaaga GACCTTGGAGGATGAATTCTCTGGTGTGAGGCTGCAGAAGCTAGAACAACAG CGACAGCTATTTGAGAAGAAGCAGCGCAGGAAACGCCAGGAGCCCCTCATGGTTCAGGCCAATCCTGATGCTTCCCTGAGGCACCGGCGACCAAGGCGTGGGGAGGAGCGCTTCCAGAGTGACAGCAGCTGGGGCCTTG GTTTTGGGAGCCCTTTCCTCCAGGAGAACGTACCACAGGCGCATCTGCCCTCAGGGGCACACAGTGCCCTTATCACCATGAGCTATGTTGGAGATGGGAGTGGTGAGCGGGCCCCCCTACTGTCACCCAGAGGAGCAG TATACACTCGGGGCAACGGCCCTGCGGTCCGACATCTCTGCTGGCTCCCAGAGAGCTCCGACTCAGATGTGGAGGAAGTGACCATGGAGGACATTCCTGTCATCTCCCGACCTCCCAAGACACATCTGGCAAACCGACGCAGGGGCTGGCTAGCCTCCCCAGGACCCG GGATCAGTGAAGAGGAAGAGGTTGAATCCAAGGATGCCAGAGTTGAAGACAAGACACCCagcccagacccagacccagacccagaccctaCAGTGAACTCTGATACAGTTCTTGGAGACTTGGCATCCTGTGAGATGGAAGAAAACACAGTCAAAAATGATGCAGAGACAGCCTCTGGCATTGGG GATGAAGACccggagaaggagaaagaggccaCAGAGTCTACAGAGACAAACAACGCCCTGGTGGTATCTGAGGTTATGCAAGGCGATGGCGACACCAGTAACCACAGTGCTTGGAACATGACCTGCCCCCTGCCTCGTACTCCAGGCCCTCGGCTTGGAGAGGACATGGAGGCATACGTGTTTCTCCCTGCATCCCGAGACCACATGGTGCAGTGTCGCATCGTGCGAAACAAGCAAGGCGTGGACAAGGGCATGTTCCCTTCCTACTACCTCTACCTGGAGGCAGAGGATGGTGTAGCAGTACGCTCCAGCCCTTTGGGG CATTTCCTTCTGGCTGGacggaaaaggaaaagaagcaaaaccTCAAATTATCTCATCTCACTGGACCCCAAAGACATGTCTCGCAATGGGAACAACTTTGTAGGCAAAGTTAG ATCCAATGTCTTGGGCACGAAATTCACCATCTTTGATAATGGGGTGAACCCTGAGCGGAGCTACTGGATTCCAGACAGTGCCCGGATcagagaggagctgggagttGTATGCTAT GAGACCAATGTCTTGGGATTCAGGGGGCCTAGGAAAATGACTGTGATCCTTCCGGGGATGGACAGCCGGAAGCAGAGGGTGAAAGTCCAGCCACAAAAT GATCAGGATTCGATATTGAGTCGTGTTCAGAAGGGCGCTAGACACGGGCTGCTCCTACTGCAGAACAAGGCCCCATCGTGGAGCGATGAAAGCGGCGCATACGTACTTAATTTTCACGGTCGCGTCACGCGGGCTTCGGTCAAAAATTTCCAGATAGTGCACCCGGATGAAC CGGACCATCTGGTGCTCCAGTTTGGCCGTGTGGCCCCAAACATATTCACGATGGATTTCCGATATCCTCTTTGCCCGCTCCAAGCCTTCGCCATCTGCTTATCCAGTTTCGATGGGAAACTGGCGTGTGAGTAA
- the Tulp2 gene encoding tubby-related protein 2 isoform X4: protein MVQANPDASLRHRRPRRGEERFQSDSSWGLGFGSPFLQENVPQAHLPSGAHSALITMSYVGDGSGERAPLLSPRGAVYTRGNGPAVRHLCWLPESSDSDVEEVTMEDIPVISRPPKTHLANRRRGWLASPGPGISEEEEVESKDARVEDKTPSPDPDPDPDPTVNSDTVLGDLASCEMEENTVKNDAETASGIGDEDPEKEKEATESTETNNALVVSEVMQGDGDTSNHSAWNMTCPLPRTPGPRLGEDMEAYVFLPASRDHMVQCRIVRNKQGVDKGMFPSYYLYLEAEDGVAHFLLAGRKRKRSKTSNYLISLDPKDMSRNGNNFVGKVRSNVLGTKFTIFDNGVNPERSYWIPDSARIREELGVVCYETNVLGFRGPRKMTVILPGMDSRKQRVKVQPQNDQDSILSRVQKGARHGLLLLQNKAPSWSDESGAYVLNFHGRVTRASVKNFQIVHPDEPDHLVLQFGRVAPNIFTMDFRYPLCPLQAFAICLSSFDGKLACE, encoded by the exons ATGGTTCAGGCCAATCCTGATGCTTCCCTGAGGCACCGGCGACCAAGGCGTGGGGAGGAGCGCTTCCAGAGTGACAGCAGCTGGGGCCTTG GTTTTGGGAGCCCTTTCCTCCAGGAGAACGTACCACAGGCGCATCTGCCCTCAGGGGCACACAGTGCCCTTATCACCATGAGCTATGTTGGAGATGGGAGTGGTGAGCGGGCCCCCCTACTGTCACCCAGAGGAGCAG TATACACTCGGGGCAACGGCCCTGCGGTCCGACATCTCTGCTGGCTCCCAGAGAGCTCCGACTCAGATGTGGAGGAAGTGACCATGGAGGACATTCCTGTCATCTCCCGACCTCCCAAGACACATCTGGCAAACCGACGCAGGGGCTGGCTAGCCTCCCCAGGACCCG GGATCAGTGAAGAGGAAGAGGTTGAATCCAAGGATGCCAGAGTTGAAGACAAGACACCCagcccagacccagacccagacccagaccctaCAGTGAACTCTGATACAGTTCTTGGAGACTTGGCATCCTGTGAGATGGAAGAAAACACAGTCAAAAATGATGCAGAGACAGCCTCTGGCATTGGG GATGAAGACccggagaaggagaaagaggccaCAGAGTCTACAGAGACAAACAACGCCCTGGTGGTATCTGAGGTTATGCAAGGCGATGGCGACACCAGTAACCACAGTGCTTGGAACATGACCTGCCCCCTGCCTCGTACTCCAGGCCCTCGGCTTGGAGAGGACATGGAGGCATACGTGTTTCTCCCTGCATCCCGAGACCACATGGTGCAGTGTCGCATCGTGCGAAACAAGCAAGGCGTGGACAAGGGCATGTTCCCTTCCTACTACCTCTACCTGGAGGCAGAGGATGGTGTAGCA CATTTCCTTCTGGCTGGacggaaaaggaaaagaagcaaaaccTCAAATTATCTCATCTCACTGGACCCCAAAGACATGTCTCGCAATGGGAACAACTTTGTAGGCAAAGTTAG ATCCAATGTCTTGGGCACGAAATTCACCATCTTTGATAATGGGGTGAACCCTGAGCGGAGCTACTGGATTCCAGACAGTGCCCGGATcagagaggagctgggagttGTATGCTAT GAGACCAATGTCTTGGGATTCAGGGGGCCTAGGAAAATGACTGTGATCCTTCCGGGGATGGACAGCCGGAAGCAGAGGGTGAAAGTCCAGCCACAAAAT GATCAGGATTCGATATTGAGTCGTGTTCAGAAGGGCGCTAGACACGGGCTGCTCCTACTGCAGAACAAGGCCCCATCGTGGAGCGATGAAAGCGGCGCATACGTACTTAATTTTCACGGTCGCGTCACGCGGGCTTCGGTCAAAAATTTCCAGATAGTGCACCCGGATGAAC CGGACCATCTGGTGCTCCAGTTTGGCCGTGTGGCCCCAAACATATTCACGATGGATTTCCGATATCCTCTTTGCCCGCTCCAAGCCTTCGCCATCTGCTTATCCAGTTTCGATGGGAAACTGGCGTGTGAGTAA
- the Tulp2 gene encoding tubby-related protein 2 isoform X5, whose translation MSYVGDGSGERAPLLSPRGAVYTRGNGPAVRHLCWLPESSDSDVEEVTMEDIPVISRPPKTHLANRRRGWLASPGPGISEEEEVESKDARVEDKTPSPDPDPDPDPTVNSDTVLGDLASCEMEENTVKNDAETASGIGDEDPEKEKEATESTETNNALVVSEVMQGDGDTSNHSAWNMTCPLPRTPGPRLGEDMEAYVFLPASRDHMVQCRIVRNKQGVDKGMFPSYYLYLEAEDGVAVRSSPLGHFLLAGRKRKRSKTSNYLISLDPKDMSRNGNNFVGKVRSNVLGTKFTIFDNGVNPERSYWIPDSARIREELGVVCYETNVLGFRGPRKMTVILPGMDSRKQRVKVQPQNDQDSILSRVQKGARHGLLLLQNKAPSWSDESGAYVLNFHGRVTRASVKNFQIVHPDEPDHLVLQFGRVAPNIFTMDFRYPLCPLQAFAICLSSFDGKLACE comes from the exons ATGAGCTATGTTGGAGATGGGAGTGGTGAGCGGGCCCCCCTACTGTCACCCAGAGGAGCAG TATACACTCGGGGCAACGGCCCTGCGGTCCGACATCTCTGCTGGCTCCCAGAGAGCTCCGACTCAGATGTGGAGGAAGTGACCATGGAGGACATTCCTGTCATCTCCCGACCTCCCAAGACACATCTGGCAAACCGACGCAGGGGCTGGCTAGCCTCCCCAGGACCCG GGATCAGTGAAGAGGAAGAGGTTGAATCCAAGGATGCCAGAGTTGAAGACAAGACACCCagcccagacccagacccagacccagaccctaCAGTGAACTCTGATACAGTTCTTGGAGACTTGGCATCCTGTGAGATGGAAGAAAACACAGTCAAAAATGATGCAGAGACAGCCTCTGGCATTGGG GATGAAGACccggagaaggagaaagaggccaCAGAGTCTACAGAGACAAACAACGCCCTGGTGGTATCTGAGGTTATGCAAGGCGATGGCGACACCAGTAACCACAGTGCTTGGAACATGACCTGCCCCCTGCCTCGTACTCCAGGCCCTCGGCTTGGAGAGGACATGGAGGCATACGTGTTTCTCCCTGCATCCCGAGACCACATGGTGCAGTGTCGCATCGTGCGAAACAAGCAAGGCGTGGACAAGGGCATGTTCCCTTCCTACTACCTCTACCTGGAGGCAGAGGATGGTGTAGCAGTACGCTCCAGCCCTTTGGGG CATTTCCTTCTGGCTGGacggaaaaggaaaagaagcaaaaccTCAAATTATCTCATCTCACTGGACCCCAAAGACATGTCTCGCAATGGGAACAACTTTGTAGGCAAAGTTAG ATCCAATGTCTTGGGCACGAAATTCACCATCTTTGATAATGGGGTGAACCCTGAGCGGAGCTACTGGATTCCAGACAGTGCCCGGATcagagaggagctgggagttGTATGCTAT GAGACCAATGTCTTGGGATTCAGGGGGCCTAGGAAAATGACTGTGATCCTTCCGGGGATGGACAGCCGGAAGCAGAGGGTGAAAGTCCAGCCACAAAAT GATCAGGATTCGATATTGAGTCGTGTTCAGAAGGGCGCTAGACACGGGCTGCTCCTACTGCAGAACAAGGCCCCATCGTGGAGCGATGAAAGCGGCGCATACGTACTTAATTTTCACGGTCGCGTCACGCGGGCTTCGGTCAAAAATTTCCAGATAGTGCACCCGGATGAAC CGGACCATCTGGTGCTCCAGTTTGGCCGTGTGGCCCCAAACATATTCACGATGGATTTCCGATATCCTCTTTGCCCGCTCCAAGCCTTCGCCATCTGCTTATCCAGTTTCGATGGGAAACTGGCGTGTGAGTAA
- the Tulp2 gene encoding tubby-related protein 2 isoform X6 translates to MSYVGDGSGERAPLLSPRGAVYTRGNGPAVRHLCWLPESSDSDVEEVTMEDIPVISRPPKTHLANRRRGWLASPGPGISEEEEVESKDARVEDKTPSPDPDPDPDPTVNSDTVLGDLASCEMEENTVKNDAETASGIGDEDPEKEKEATESTETNNALVVSEVMQGDGDTSNHSAWNMTCPLPRTPGPRLGEDMEAYVFLPASRDHMVQCRIVRNKQGVDKGMFPSYYLYLEAEDGVAHFLLAGRKRKRSKTSNYLISLDPKDMSRNGNNFVGKVRSNVLGTKFTIFDNGVNPERSYWIPDSARIREELGVVCYETNVLGFRGPRKMTVILPGMDSRKQRVKVQPQNDQDSILSRVQKGARHGLLLLQNKAPSWSDESGAYVLNFHGRVTRASVKNFQIVHPDEPDHLVLQFGRVAPNIFTMDFRYPLCPLQAFAICLSSFDGKLACE, encoded by the exons ATGAGCTATGTTGGAGATGGGAGTGGTGAGCGGGCCCCCCTACTGTCACCCAGAGGAGCAG TATACACTCGGGGCAACGGCCCTGCGGTCCGACATCTCTGCTGGCTCCCAGAGAGCTCCGACTCAGATGTGGAGGAAGTGACCATGGAGGACATTCCTGTCATCTCCCGACCTCCCAAGACACATCTGGCAAACCGACGCAGGGGCTGGCTAGCCTCCCCAGGACCCG GGATCAGTGAAGAGGAAGAGGTTGAATCCAAGGATGCCAGAGTTGAAGACAAGACACCCagcccagacccagacccagacccagaccctaCAGTGAACTCTGATACAGTTCTTGGAGACTTGGCATCCTGTGAGATGGAAGAAAACACAGTCAAAAATGATGCAGAGACAGCCTCTGGCATTGGG GATGAAGACccggagaaggagaaagaggccaCAGAGTCTACAGAGACAAACAACGCCCTGGTGGTATCTGAGGTTATGCAAGGCGATGGCGACACCAGTAACCACAGTGCTTGGAACATGACCTGCCCCCTGCCTCGTACTCCAGGCCCTCGGCTTGGAGAGGACATGGAGGCATACGTGTTTCTCCCTGCATCCCGAGACCACATGGTGCAGTGTCGCATCGTGCGAAACAAGCAAGGCGTGGACAAGGGCATGTTCCCTTCCTACTACCTCTACCTGGAGGCAGAGGATGGTGTAGCA CATTTCCTTCTGGCTGGacggaaaaggaaaagaagcaaaaccTCAAATTATCTCATCTCACTGGACCCCAAAGACATGTCTCGCAATGGGAACAACTTTGTAGGCAAAGTTAG ATCCAATGTCTTGGGCACGAAATTCACCATCTTTGATAATGGGGTGAACCCTGAGCGGAGCTACTGGATTCCAGACAGTGCCCGGATcagagaggagctgggagttGTATGCTAT GAGACCAATGTCTTGGGATTCAGGGGGCCTAGGAAAATGACTGTGATCCTTCCGGGGATGGACAGCCGGAAGCAGAGGGTGAAAGTCCAGCCACAAAAT GATCAGGATTCGATATTGAGTCGTGTTCAGAAGGGCGCTAGACACGGGCTGCTCCTACTGCAGAACAAGGCCCCATCGTGGAGCGATGAAAGCGGCGCATACGTACTTAATTTTCACGGTCGCGTCACGCGGGCTTCGGTCAAAAATTTCCAGATAGTGCACCCGGATGAAC CGGACCATCTGGTGCTCCAGTTTGGCCGTGTGGCCCCAAACATATTCACGATGGATTTCCGATATCCTCTTTGCCCGCTCCAAGCCTTCGCCATCTGCTTATCCAGTTTCGATGGGAAACTGGCGTGTGAGTAA